The DNA region TGCCCGACTTTCCGGTCGTCCCGCGTGCGGTGGGGATTGTGGGGACCCGGGGAGCAAGCCCCCACGCCCTCGCTCTTACCCGCGCCCTCGCCGCCGACCTCGCGCGGGCGGGCGTGACGGTCGTGAGCGGCCTCGCCCGGGGGGTGGACACCGCCGCCCACGAGGCGAGCGTGGGGGCCGGGGGAGTCAGCGTGGGCGTCCTCGGCAGCGCCGTGAACCGCGTCTACCCGGCCGAGAACGAGCGGCTGGCGGAGCGCCTCACCCTGCTCAGCGAGTACCCGCTTGGTACCGGCCCGGCGCAGCATCACTTCCCGACGAGAAATCGCCTCATCGCGGCGCTCAGCGCGGGTGTCGTGGTCGTGGAGGGGGAGCTGAAGAGCGGGTCGCTCATCACCGCCACCCACGCCCTCGAATGCGGACGCACCGTCTTTGCCGTGCCGGGCCGCGCCGGGGACCCCCGCGCCGCCGGGCCCCACCGCCTGCTGCGCGAGGGGGCGGTCCTCACCGAGGCGGCAGGCGACGTTCTGACAGAACTCGGCTGGGACGCGGCGCCCGCCGCCCCCACCCCCGACCTGCCCCCCGAACAGGCCCGCGCCCACGCCGCGCTGAAGACCCCCGCCACCCTCGACGACCTGCACGCCTCGACCGGCCTGCCCCTGCCCGAGTTGCAGACCGCGCTCGTGATGCTGCAACTCATGGGGCTGGCCGAGGAGGTCGGCGGGCGCTGGGCGCGGCGGTAGGGGAGGGGAGAGCGTGGAGTTGACCGAGGCCCGGGTGCGAGTCCTGAGGGCCATGCGTGAAGGCGCCGAACTCGTCATGCACGTCCGGCAGACCGGGCGCGGCCCGTACTACACGCTGGCGGGCAGGCGGCTGAGCGTGGTGACCCTCAAGGAGCTGGAGGAGTGGAGGTTCGTCGCCCGGGAGGGTGGGCCCGGGCAGACGAGGGCCACCTACACCCTCACCCCGGCGGGGGAGGCAGCGTTGGCGGACTGGGAGGCGTCGCAGCGGTAAACCCGTGGGTTCACGCGAGGAAGCGAACGGCCCGGGGATAGCGTCAGAGGTCGTCCGTCCCCGTCACCCCTCCGCCGATGCCGCTGACGAGCCCCTCCTCCCGCTCGCGCTCGTCGTCCATGCTGGCCGTGATCGCTTCCGTGTCCTGGGGGGCGTCGTGGGCGGGGGTGGAGAACGCCCCGACTTCCCCGCTCTCCGGCTCGCCCCCGAAGGCGGAGACTCCATCGACGCTTCCCGCCTCCCCCGGGGCTCCCGCATGCTCGGGAGTGTCGTCCGTGATGCCCCTCATGCCGCCCGTGGCCGTCGCTCCGTCGTCCGTCATCGTCTCTCCTTTCGAGCCCCCT from Deinococcus aetherius includes:
- the dprA gene encoding DNA-processing protein DprA; this encodes MTSADHLAELRALLTLRLTPHLGPRRIENLRLHFGSAGAALRAPLTALRAVPGLDVKSLEAVGTPKAAQGAEAELDKARAEGVTLLGRGLEGYPPALDALGDPPPVLWVRGELPDFPVVPRAVGIVGTRGASPHALALTRALAADLARAGVTVVSGLARGVDTAAHEASVGAGGVSVGVLGSAVNRVYPAENERLAERLTLLSEYPLGTGPAQHHFPTRNRLIAALSAGVVVVEGELKSGSLITATHALECGRTVFAVPGRAGDPRAAGPHRLLREGAVLTEAAGDVLTELGWDAAPAAPTPDLPPEQARAHAALKTPATLDDLHASTGLPLPELQTALVMLQLMGLAEEVGGRWARR